In Anaerobacillus isosaccharinicus, one genomic interval encodes:
- the tnpC gene encoding IS66 family transposase, producing the protein MRKTTNELLDTIEELAAKNADLEKQKEVLEAKIKWLEEQFRLSQQKKFGASSEKTNPDQIELPLFNEAEITADVKMEEPTLETITYNRKKHVGQRDAKLENLPTETIHYRLSEEEQVCLCCGETVHEMSTQTRRELKIIPAQVTVVEHVRHIYSCRQCEREGIETPVVTAKMPAAVFPKSLASPSAMAYIMNQKYVEGMPLYRIEKQFERLGVFLSRQTIANWVIYGATKWLSPLYNRLHELLLHLDRLHADETTVQVLAEPDKLATSKSYMWLYRSGRDVSPIVLYDYQTSRHSKHPKAFLKGFAGYLHVDGYAGYHDMKDVELVGCWAHSRRKYDETLKSLPASVDKSTSLAAEGLHFCTQLFKIEKQIEEEFENCSPEQRKEERQKRSQPVLDAYLAWLKSKRPQVPPKSKLGDAINYSLNQWSKLIVFMKDGRLELDNNRAERSIKPFVMGRKAWLFAQSMKGATASAVIYSIVETAKENQLNPLNYLTYLFEHLPQIDLDDQEALDQFLPWSKSIPNECRIPAKLK; encoded by the coding sequence ATGAGAAAAACGACGAATGAACTACTAGATACAATTGAAGAACTCGCAGCGAAAAATGCGGATTTGGAAAAACAAAAAGAAGTCCTAGAGGCAAAAATCAAATGGTTGGAAGAGCAATTCCGACTAAGCCAACAAAAGAAATTCGGGGCTTCGAGTGAAAAAACAAATCCGGATCAAATCGAACTTCCTCTTTTTAATGAAGCTGAAATCACAGCGGATGTAAAAATGGAAGAACCTACACTTGAAACGATTACTTATAATCGAAAGAAGCATGTAGGACAACGAGATGCGAAGCTTGAAAACTTGCCTACGGAAACGATCCATTATCGTTTATCCGAAGAAGAGCAGGTCTGTTTGTGTTGCGGTGAAACTGTACATGAAATGAGTACGCAAACAAGACGTGAGCTAAAAATTATTCCTGCTCAAGTAACAGTCGTTGAACATGTTCGACATATATACAGTTGCCGTCAATGTGAACGCGAAGGAATAGAAACGCCGGTTGTCACAGCTAAAATGCCTGCGGCAGTCTTTCCAAAAAGTCTCGCTTCTCCTTCTGCAATGGCATATATCATGAATCAAAAATACGTAGAAGGAATGCCGTTGTACCGAATCGAAAAACAATTTGAACGGCTGGGTGTCTTTCTATCACGCCAAACGATTGCCAATTGGGTAATATATGGTGCAACAAAGTGGCTCTCACCGTTATACAATCGCCTGCATGAGTTACTGCTTCATCTTGACCGTCTGCACGCAGATGAAACAACCGTTCAAGTTTTAGCAGAACCTGATAAATTAGCAACTTCCAAATCCTATATGTGGTTGTATCGATCTGGTCGGGATGTTTCACCGATTGTCTTATATGACTATCAAACTTCTCGCCATAGTAAACACCCGAAAGCCTTTCTAAAAGGATTTGCGGGCTATCTTCATGTCGATGGTTATGCAGGTTACCATGATATGAAGGATGTGGAGTTAGTTGGCTGTTGGGCGCATTCACGCCGTAAATACGACGAAACGCTCAAATCTTTGCCTGCAAGTGTAGATAAATCTACGAGTCTCGCAGCTGAAGGTCTTCACTTCTGTACGCAATTATTTAAAATTGAAAAACAGATAGAAGAGGAATTTGAAAATTGTAGTCCTGAACAGCGAAAAGAAGAACGTCAAAAACGTAGTCAACCTGTGTTGGACGCTTATTTGGCATGGCTAAAATCCAAACGCCCTCAAGTTCCACCTAAAAGCAAATTAGGCGATGCCATAAATTATAGTTTAAACCAATGGTCAAAACTCATTGTCTTTATGAAAGACGGGCGACTTGAACTCGATAATAATAGAGCAGAACGTTCAATTAAACCATTCGTTATGGGAAGAAAAGCATGGTTGTTTGCCCAATCGATGAAAGGAGCAACCGCCAGTGCGGTCATCTACAGCATTGTCGAAACTGCCAAAGAGAATCAATTAAATCCATTAAATTATTTAACTTATCTTTTTGAACACTTACCACAAATAGACCTAGATGATCAGGAAGCACTTGACCAATTCCTTCCGTGGTCAAAGTCCATTCCAAATGAATGCAGGATCCCTGCTAAACTTAAATAA
- the tnpB gene encoding IS66 family insertion sequence element accessory protein TnpB (TnpB, as the term is used for proteins encoded by IS66 family insertion elements, is considered an accessory protein, since TnpC, encoded by a neighboring gene, is a DDE family transposase.), with translation MLSKTPIQRVYLAAGATDLRKSIDGLAAIVQMSFQLDPFSSNLFVFCNRKRDKLKILHWDHNGFWLYYRRLEKGVFQWPDEQTTKPLSISPRQFNWLLDGLPLEQKQAHPKMSAKFII, from the coding sequence ATGTTAAGTAAAACACCTATTCAACGAGTCTATTTAGCGGCGGGTGCAACAGATCTGAGAAAGTCGATTGATGGTTTGGCAGCGATTGTTCAAATGAGTTTCCAATTGGATCCTTTCTCTTCCAATCTATTTGTGTTCTGTAATCGCAAACGAGATAAACTAAAGATCCTTCATTGGGATCATAATGGGTTTTGGTTATATTATCGCCGACTGGAAAAAGGCGTTTTTCAATGGCCAGATGAACAAACTACTAAGCCGCTATCGATCAGTCCTCGCCAATTCAACTGGCTCTTGGATGGACTTCCACTTGAACAAAAACAAGCCCATCCAAAAATGAGTGCAAAATTTATCATATAG
- the tnpA gene encoding IS66 family insertion sequence element accessory protein TnpA, whose amino-acid sequence MSVDERKQMWEDRIDAYRSSGVPSVKAWCEQNQVGVQSMYSWMKRLETEPTHVAYPLTQWVAIDSSNSIEETATLTVKVGDVSIEIKEGFSHSLLNEVLQVLQSHVK is encoded by the coding sequence ATGTCAGTAGATGAACGTAAACAAATGTGGGAAGATCGCATCGACGCCTACAGATCCAGTGGAGTGCCAAGTGTCAAAGCTTGGTGTGAACAAAATCAAGTAGGTGTTCAAAGTATGTATAGCTGGATGAAAAGATTGGAAACTGAGCCGACTCACGTCGCTTATCCTCTTACACAATGGGTTGCCATTGATTCATCCAACTCGATTGAAGAAACAGCTACTTTAACAGTTAAGGTAGGCGATGTTTCAATCGAAATTAAAGAAGGCTTCAGCCATTCACTTTTAAATGAAGTACTTCAGGTTCTTCAATCCCATGTTAAGTAA
- a CDS encoding sensor histidine kinase has product MNLNRIDLKLGATISALFLALLFPLGFVIHEIFSGFYFKNVEENTQQISYHYASLIANNHETGIYEALDLIATLSQVLLYVVDNSGNVIVSNAPYIHLGDKITLEELSNLRRGFKQENIYDETHHKTYYISGSSIFKDDQFIGAVYILTPIESVIASLEKIRSLIFFAALGSFLLATGFTLILSKKLSNPLVKMERATRKIAKGDLNTRLVIRSKDEIGSLGTAINDLAMDLKRYRDSRSEFFANISHELRTPLTYLKGYSRVLKEELYNSNEEKLQYLNIIDNETTRLTNLINDLSDLSMIEEGKIVLNNVEIDITQIVEDVFQKTKYRAEQKGLLFSIKVPSEVPFIYGDGLRLEQIFINLIENAIRYTDNGTICLEILVDEKEVKIIIKDTGIGISKENLQFIFERFFRLEKSRSRKYGGSGLGLSIVKKLVELQNGAITVESKVNIGTKVVVIFPLS; this is encoded by the coding sequence ATGAATCTGAATAGAATAGATTTGAAATTAGGAGCAACTATATCTGCACTTTTTCTTGCCTTATTATTTCCATTAGGATTTGTTATTCATGAAATTTTTTCAGGTTTTTATTTTAAAAATGTAGAAGAAAACACTCAACAAATTTCTTACCACTATGCTTCACTAATAGCGAATAATCATGAAACTGGAATATATGAAGCACTTGATCTTATAGCTACCTTATCCCAAGTTTTACTGTATGTAGTAGATAATAGTGGTAATGTCATTGTCTCAAACGCACCGTATATACATCTTGGAGACAAAATTACTTTAGAAGAATTATCAAACCTTAGAAGAGGTTTTAAACAAGAAAATATTTATGATGAAACCCACCATAAAACATATTACATTTCAGGGTCTTCAATCTTTAAAGACGATCAGTTTATAGGTGCTGTTTATATCCTAACACCAATTGAGAGTGTCATTGCCTCTTTAGAAAAAATAAGAAGTTTAATATTTTTTGCTGCCTTAGGTTCTTTTCTCCTGGCGACTGGATTTACCCTAATTCTTTCGAAGAAATTATCCAATCCTTTAGTAAAAATGGAAAGGGCGACTCGAAAAATTGCTAAAGGGGACTTAAATACTCGGTTAGTAATTAGGTCCAAAGATGAGATAGGATCGTTAGGTACAGCTATAAATGATTTGGCTATGGATTTAAAAAGGTATAGAGATAGTAGGAGCGAGTTTTTTGCTAATATTTCTCATGAACTGCGAACGCCATTAACTTATTTAAAGGGTTATTCAAGAGTCTTAAAAGAAGAACTGTATAATTCAAATGAAGAGAAACTACAATACCTTAATATTATTGATAATGAAACAACTCGTTTAACTAATTTAATTAATGACTTGTCGGATTTATCTATGATTGAAGAAGGAAAAATTGTTCTAAATAACGTTGAAATTGATATAACTCAAATTGTTGAAGATGTCTTTCAGAAGACTAAATACAGAGCTGAACAAAAAGGGCTTCTTTTTTCAATAAAAGTCCCTAGCGAGGTACCATTTATTTATGGAGATGGTCTAAGACTAGAACAAATATTTATTAATTTAATTGAAAATGCCATTAGATATACCGATAATGGAACTATTTGTTTAGAGATTCTAGTTGATGAAAAAGAAGTAAAAATAATTATTAAGGATACTGGAATCGGAATTTCAAAAGAAAACCTACAATTTATTTTTGAACGCTTTTTTCGATTAGAAAAGTCTCGATCGCGTAAATATGGAGGTTCAGGACTAGGGCTATCGATTGTAAAAAAACTAGTCGAACTACAAAATGGTGCAATTACAGTAGAAAGCAAAGTGAACATAGGGACAAAAGTGGTAGTTATTTTTCCACTTTCTTAA
- a CDS encoding response regulator transcription factor — protein sequence MNKKRVLIVDDEWNLRKLIRIFLMSEGFEVMEAQDGQEAITTIKQFSIDLIILDIMMPVVDGIDICKQIRETNNTPIIMLTAKRETKDKVAGLNSGADDYLTKPFEKEELLARINALIRRTETQADLDTTKELIFNQLVLNWDSRLILIQGDVVDFTPKEFHLLYTLAKHPTRVFTREQLLYQIWGDEHLSDIRTVDTHVKNIRLKTLKAGLNCSPIRTVWGIGYQFEQRVKNESE from the coding sequence ATGAATAAGAAGAGAGTCTTAATTGTCGATGATGAATGGAATTTGAGAAAATTAATCAGGATCTTTTTAATGAGTGAAGGTTTTGAAGTAATGGAGGCTCAAGATGGCCAAGAGGCAATAACTACTATAAAGCAATTTTCAATTGACCTAATAATTCTTGACATAATGATGCCTGTTGTTGATGGGATTGATATTTGCAAGCAAATCAGGGAAACAAATAACACACCTATAATTATGTTAACCGCCAAGAGAGAGACAAAAGACAAAGTAGCAGGATTAAATAGTGGTGCTGACGATTATTTAACTAAACCATTTGAGAAAGAGGAGCTGTTAGCAAGAATTAATGCCCTGATTCGACGGACTGAAACTCAAGCCGATCTTGACACTACTAAAGAGTTAATTTTTAATCAGCTGGTTCTTAACTGGGATTCTAGATTGATATTAATTCAAGGAGATGTTGTAGACTTTACACCGAAGGAATTTCATTTGCTTTATACTTTGGCTAAACATCCTACTAGAGTTTTTACAAGGGAACAACTATTGTATCAAATTTGGGGAGATGAGCATCTAAGTGATATTCGAACAGTTGATACACATGTAAAGAACATCAGATTAAAAACTTTGAAAGCCGGATTAAATTGTTCACCAATTCGGACAGTATGGGGGATAGGCTACCAATTTGAGCAGAGGGTAAAAAATGAATCTGAATAG
- the asnB gene encoding asparagine synthase (glutamine-hydrolyzing): MCGFVGVITDNKENEINNNTLVNMTNLIIHRGPDDVGYYFGDHVKFGFRRLSIIDLKSGKQPLTSENNRYTIVFNGEIYNYLELKVILQKKGYSFKTDTDTEVIIALFSEKKELAFEELRGMFSIVIWDTFDKVLYGARDRFGIKPFYYFEDGSDLFFASEKKSLLLAKARNEINEDALHHYLTYQYVPEPFTMSSDILKMEPGCYFKKKVGQPLKIKKYWSPNFTPVIGNIDESTKEIIKVLRNSVQFHMRSDVPVGSFLSSGIDSTSIVAFAKEVNPNIKTFTVGFEREGYSEINVAKESADKMGVENISKEISPNEFIQELPKIIWHMDDPVADPAAIPLYFVSKLAREHVKVVLSGEGADELFGGYGIYKEPISLKGFSSMSASNKERLKSIISYFPSNIKGKNFIERGCTPIEERYIGNAKLFSENEKELLLQKYNFLKSYQDITKPYYDKIPHYDDVSKMQYIDMHTWLSGDILVKADRMTMAHSIELRVPFLDKGVFSIASKLHSNIKVTRSEQKYALRKALEGIVPDHVVNRRKLGFPVPIRHWLQDELYDWARNLIIFSNTEYLFNKAYILKLLEKHRKGNFDRKSSIFLSKKSLDFSRHIWAILTFMIWHQIFIEKDIQSQNSLIGTKQAELVL, encoded by the coding sequence ATGTGTGGATTTGTTGGAGTTATTACTGATAATAAGGAGAATGAAATAAATAACAATACATTAGTAAATATGACAAACTTAATAATTCATAGGGGACCTGATGATGTTGGATACTACTTTGGGGATCATGTAAAGTTTGGGTTTAGAAGGCTAAGTATTATAGACCTTAAAAGTGGGAAACAGCCCCTGACATCAGAAAATAATCGATATACGATTGTATTTAATGGTGAGATTTATAATTATCTTGAATTGAAAGTCATTTTACAAAAAAAGGGATATTCGTTTAAAACAGATACCGATACGGAAGTAATAATTGCTTTATTCTCAGAAAAAAAAGAACTAGCATTTGAAGAATTAAGGGGAATGTTTTCAATAGTAATTTGGGACACTTTTGATAAAGTTCTTTATGGAGCTAGAGATAGATTTGGAATTAAACCATTTTATTATTTCGAGGATGGTAGCGATTTATTTTTTGCTTCTGAGAAGAAAAGCCTGTTATTAGCAAAGGCACGCAATGAAATTAACGAAGATGCTCTGCACCATTATTTGACTTATCAATATGTGCCTGAGCCTTTTACAATGTCAAGTGATATTTTGAAAATGGAACCGGGCTGTTATTTTAAAAAGAAAGTAGGTCAGCCCCTAAAAATAAAAAAATACTGGTCACCCAATTTTACACCTGTAATTGGGAACATTGATGAAAGTACAAAAGAAATCATTAAAGTTTTAAGGAATTCTGTTCAGTTTCATATGAGAAGTGATGTCCCTGTTGGATCTTTCTTATCAAGCGGTATTGATTCGACCAGTATTGTTGCATTTGCAAAAGAAGTAAATCCAAATATTAAAACATTTACGGTAGGCTTTGAACGGGAAGGTTATAGTGAAATTAATGTTGCAAAGGAAAGTGCTGATAAGATGGGGGTTGAAAATATATCAAAAGAAATATCGCCTAATGAGTTTATCCAGGAGCTACCAAAAATAATTTGGCATATGGATGATCCTGTCGCAGATCCAGCAGCAATCCCTCTCTACTTTGTATCAAAGTTAGCTAGAGAACATGTAAAAGTGGTTTTATCCGGGGAAGGGGCGGATGAATTATTTGGTGGGTACGGCATTTATAAAGAGCCTATCTCTTTAAAAGGCTTCTCGTCTATGTCTGCTAGTAACAAGGAAAGGTTGAAATCCATAATAAGTTATTTCCCATCTAATATAAAGGGCAAAAATTTTATTGAAAGAGGGTGCACACCAATTGAAGAAAGATATATCGGAAATGCAAAACTTTTTAGTGAAAATGAGAAGGAATTGCTTTTACAAAAATATAACTTCCTTAAAAGCTATCAAGATATAACTAAACCTTACTATGATAAAATTCCACACTACGATGATGTTTCAAAAATGCAGTATATTGATATGCATACTTGGTTAAGTGGGGATATTCTTGTAAAAGCAGATCGAATGACAATGGCACATTCTATCGAGCTTAGAGTACCGTTTTTAGATAAAGGAGTGTTTAGTATTGCATCCAAACTTCATTCGAATATTAAGGTTACAAGATCAGAACAAAAATATGCGTTGAGAAAGGCTCTTGAAGGAATTGTTCCAGACCATGTAGTGAATAGAAGAAAATTAGGTTTTCCAGTACCTATCAGACATTGGCTTCAAGATGAGTTATATGACTGGGCAAGGAACTTAATAATTTTTAGTAATACGGAGTATTTGTTTAATAAAGCTTATATTCTTAAGTTATTGGAAAAACATAGAAAGGGGAACTTTGATAGAAAAAGTAGTATATTTCTTAGTAAGAAAAGTTTAGATTTTAGCCGCCACATATGGGCTATTCTTACATTTATGATCTGGCATCAAATTTTTATAGAAAAGGATATTCAAAGTCAAAATAGTCTAATTGGAACTAAACAAGCTGAATTAGTTTTGTAG
- a CDS encoding S-layer homology domain-containing protein yields MGKKVKLIILVLIFLLHLPMQTLASKHDDIVRTAKGQLGVPYLFGGTTPRGFDCSGFIGYVLQQHGINLPRTANEQFRAGRAVRRSELVAGDLVFFETYKPGPSHSGIYIGNGQFISATSSRGIAISSVNDPFYWGPRFLGARRILQEQEVKQTLSTLPPGMYHDVPENHWAFSQIKLLGEQKIINGFPNSLFKPSDNLTRAQAATIIANVMGLETQIENMAFSDVSSEFWAFNAINATYEAGYFNGFQDGTFRPNAYLTREQIAVLFSRVFTLAEGEEDITFRDISESDWSYSAIRKLAINRITLGFDDHTYRPREAVTRAQFAVFLYRVLQ; encoded by the coding sequence GTGGGAAAAAAAGTTAAATTAATTATACTAGTATTAATTTTTTTATTGCATTTACCAATGCAAACCTTAGCATCTAAACATGATGACATAGTAAGGACTGCAAAAGGACAATTAGGTGTACCATATTTATTTGGTGGTACCACTCCTAGAGGTTTTGATTGTTCGGGTTTTATTGGTTATGTACTTCAGCAACATGGTATTAACTTGCCGAGGACGGCTAATGAACAATTCCGAGCAGGACGAGCCGTTCGAAGATCGGAACTAGTGGCTGGTGACCTAGTATTTTTTGAAACATACAAACCAGGACCCTCTCACTCAGGGATATATATCGGAAATGGGCAGTTTATAAGTGCAACATCTTCAAGAGGGATCGCGATTTCGTCAGTTAACGATCCATTCTATTGGGGACCGAGGTTTTTAGGAGCAAGAAGAATATTACAGGAACAGGAAGTAAAACAGACCCTTTCGACTTTACCGCCAGGAATGTACCATGATGTACCTGAAAACCATTGGGCTTTTAGCCAAATTAAACTGCTTGGAGAGCAAAAGATAATAAATGGGTTCCCAAATAGCTTATTTAAGCCGAGCGATAATCTTACAAGGGCTCAGGCTGCTACAATAATTGCTAATGTTATGGGACTTGAGACTCAAATAGAAAATATGGCTTTTTCAGATGTTTCTTCAGAATTTTGGGCTTTTAACGCCATTAACGCTACCTATGAGGCGGGTTATTTTAATGGTTTTCAGGATGGAACATTTAGACCAAATGCATACTTAACAAGAGAGCAAATAGCGGTACTTTTTTCTCGAGTTTTCACGTTAGCTGAAGGAGAAGAAGACATAACTTTTAGAGATATATCTGAATCAGATTGGTCGTATTCTGCGATCCGTAAACTAGCTATAAATAGAATTACTTTAGGTTTTGACGATCATACATATCGTCCAAGAGAAGCTGTTACTAGAGCACAGTTTGCTGTGTTCCTCTATAGAGTCTTGCAATAA